One Clostridium sp. CM027 genomic window carries:
- a CDS encoding phosphatidate cytidylyltransferase, translating to MNNRYIGALMLAPLIIFLILGGEYLKYSVMVLSLFGMYEFYKVSRKKHYKPIGIIGYILCIVYYLNMSKDFSASFNVYILIVTILLLLCIPVIYTKYNFVDVALTIFGFLYVAVFFSFIVFINNKTYGQYLVWIIFICSWVCDTSAYYCGRFLGKGGKHKLCPKVSPNKTIEGSIGGLLGSTIGCTIYGYVISKYGVPIQLYHYAIIGVLCGSFGQLGDLIASSIKRFVGAKDYSSLIPGHGGVLDRFDSILFVSVVAFYYITFILVI from the coding sequence ATGAATAATAGATATATAGGAGCACTGATGTTAGCTCCGTTAATAATATTTTTAATTTTAGGTGGAGAGTACTTAAAATATAGTGTAATGGTACTTTCGCTTTTTGGAATGTATGAGTTCTATAAAGTTTCTAGAAAAAAACACTATAAGCCAATTGGAATTATAGGATATATTTTATGTATAGTATATTACTTGAATATGAGCAAGGATTTTTCAGCAAGTTTTAATGTATACATTTTAATAGTAACAATTCTTTTACTATTATGTATTCCGGTGATTTATACAAAATATAATTTTGTTGATGTGGCCCTCACTATATTCGGATTTTTATATGTGGCAGTATTTTTTAGTTTTATAGTGTTTATAAACAATAAAACCTACGGTCAATATTTAGTTTGGATTATATTTATTTGCTCGTGGGTCTGTGATACGTCAGCCTATTATTGTGGAAGATTTTTAGGTAAAGGTGGCAAACATAAGCTCTGCCCTAAAGTTAGCCCTAATAAAACAATTGAGGGCTCAATAGGAGGCCTTTTAGGCAGCACTATAGGGTGTACAATTTATGGCTATGTTATTTCAAAATATGGTGTACCTATTCAATTATATCATTACGCTATAATTGGCGTTCTTTGTGGCAGTTTCGGACAACTTGGAGATTTAATTGCGTCATCTATAAAAAGATTTGTAGGAGCCAAAGATTACAGTAGCCTTATTCCAGGACATGGTGGAGTTTTAGATCGGTTTGATAGTATTCTATTTGTGTCTGTGGTAGCATTTTATTATATTACATTTATATTAGTAATTTAA